Proteins co-encoded in one Tistrella mobilis genomic window:
- a CDS encoding tyrosine-type recombinase/integrase: protein MPLIPATPPGLPATPPLIAAAGDLAQLRFLEFFVARIRNPHTRRAYGRAAEDFLTWCSGIGLTAIGQVQPLHVAAWVELQGRHFAAPTVKQRLAGLKHLFDWLVTGQILPANPAASVRGPVHRVKRGKTPVLEAAEARRILEAIDVSTPIGLRDRALIGLMVYSFARIGAALAMRVEDVYVQNRRLWVRLHEKGGKRHDMPCHHNLDAWLHDYMEGCALAGDRRSALFRTIARGTGRLSDRAMQQADAYAMIRRRAAAAGIETPIGNHSFRATGITAYLKNGGTLEKAATMANHASTRTTQLYDRRPDEVTLDEVERIFV from the coding sequence ATGCCCCTGATCCCCGCCACACCACCCGGCCTGCCCGCCACTCCACCCCTCATCGCCGCCGCCGGCGATCTGGCCCAACTGCGCTTCCTCGAATTCTTCGTCGCCCGGATCCGCAACCCGCACACCCGGCGTGCCTATGGCCGGGCGGCCGAAGACTTCCTCACCTGGTGCAGCGGTATCGGGCTGACCGCGATCGGTCAGGTTCAGCCGCTGCATGTCGCGGCCTGGGTCGAGCTTCAGGGGCGGCACTTCGCCGCGCCGACCGTCAAGCAGCGCCTGGCCGGGCTGAAGCATCTGTTCGACTGGCTGGTGACCGGCCAGATCCTGCCCGCCAACCCGGCCGCGTCGGTGCGCGGCCCGGTGCATCGGGTCAAACGGGGCAAGACCCCGGTTCTGGAGGCGGCCGAGGCGCGGCGGATCCTGGAGGCGATCGACGTCTCAACCCCGATCGGGCTGCGCGACCGCGCCCTGATCGGGCTGATGGTCTACAGCTTCGCCCGAATCGGTGCAGCCCTGGCCATGCGGGTGGAGGACGTCTATGTCCAGAACCGTCGCCTCTGGGTGCGGCTGCACGAGAAGGGGGGCAAGCGTCACGACATGCCCTGTCACCACAATCTCGATGCCTGGCTGCACGACTATATGGAGGGTTGTGCGCTGGCGGGTGACCGGCGGAGTGCCCTGTTCCGGACCATCGCCCGCGGCACCGGCCGGCTGAGCGACCGGGCGATGCAGCAGGCCGATGCCTATGCGATGATCCGGCGCCGGGCCGCGGCGGCCGGGATCGAGACGCCGATCGGCAATCACAGCTTCCGGGCCACGGGGATCACCGCCTATCTCAAGAACGGGGGCACGCTGGAAAAGGCGGCGACCATGGCCAACCATGCCTCCACCCGCACCACCCAGCTTTATGACCGGCGGCCGGATGAGGTGACGCTGGATGAGGTGGAGCGGATCTTCGTCTGA
- a CDS encoding ArdC family protein, producing MSVDEIDRHIKTEETMKQDLHAEVTARIVAQLETGVRPWMRPWTTGESVAGRPLRATGEPYRGINTLILWEASLIRGYHAPTWITFRQARAEGGTVRRGEHGATVVYSSALTRTDVDPETGEEAETRIPFLKSYTVFNVEQCDGLPDRLTAPLPACPEPERIAAAEAFIAATGARIEAGGGRAFYAPARDMIGMPARTAFRDAHGWYATLLHELTHWTGHPARCHRQFGRRFADQAYAREELVAELGAAFLCADLGVALTPREDHAAYLASWLDVLRADKRAIFQAASFAARAVDYLHALQAAASGVGQAVA from the coding sequence TTGTCGGTCGATGAAATCGACCGACACATCAAGACGGAGGAGACCATGAAGCAGGATCTTCACGCCGAGGTGACCGCCCGCATCGTGGCGCAGCTTGAGACGGGTGTGCGGCCCTGGATGCGCCCCTGGACGACGGGGGAGAGTGTTGCAGGCCGGCCGCTTCGGGCCACGGGTGAGCCTTATCGTGGAATCAACACGCTCATTCTGTGGGAGGCGAGCCTCATCCGCGGCTATCATGCGCCGACCTGGATTACCTTCCGGCAGGCCCGGGCGGAAGGCGGCACGGTCCGTCGGGGTGAGCATGGGGCCACGGTTGTCTACAGCTCTGCCCTCACCCGTACCGATGTCGATCCGGAGACGGGCGAGGAAGCAGAGACCCGGATCCCGTTCCTGAAGAGCTATACGGTGTTCAATGTCGAGCAGTGCGACGGACTGCCGGACCGATTGACGGCCCCGCTTCCGGCGTGCCCCGAACCTGAACGGATCGCTGCCGCCGAAGCCTTCATCGCGGCGACAGGTGCTCGCATTGAGGCCGGGGGTGGGCGTGCCTTTTATGCGCCGGCCCGGGATATGATCGGCATGCCGGCACGCACTGCCTTCCGCGACGCTCATGGCTGGTACGCCACCCTTTTGCACGAGCTGACCCACTGGACCGGTCATCCCGCCCGGTGCCATCGCCAGTTCGGCCGGCGCTTCGCCGATCAGGCTTACGCCCGTGAAGAGCTGGTTGCCGAGCTTGGCGCGGCCTTCCTGTGCGCGGATCTGGGCGTTGCACTCACGCCGCGCGAGGATCATGCCGCCTATCTCGCGAGCTGGCTCGATGTGCTCAGGGCAGACAAGCGTGCGATCTTCCAGGCCGCGAGTTTTGCGGCACGGGCGGTCGACTATCTCCATGCGCTGCAGGCGGCGGCATCGGGGGTGGGGCAGGCTGTTGCGTAG
- a CDS encoding HigA family addiction module antitoxin, whose amino-acid sequence MRARAMNGIRMKVPAHPGGFVKAEVIEPLGLSVTAAADVLGVTRAALSALLNERADLSPEMAIRIEKAFGVSMETLMRMQNSFDIAEARKKAKAVNVAPYSGKPPQRNLPS is encoded by the coding sequence TTGAGGGCACGCGCAATGAACGGTATCCGAATGAAAGTTCCTGCCCATCCCGGTGGCTTCGTAAAAGCCGAGGTGATCGAACCTCTAGGTTTGTCGGTCACGGCTGCCGCCGATGTTCTCGGTGTCACTCGCGCCGCTCTATCCGCCCTCCTCAACGAGCGGGCTGACTTGTCGCCGGAAATGGCAATCCGCATCGAGAAGGCGTTCGGCGTGTCAATGGAAACCCTCATGCGTATGCAAAATAGCTTTGACATTGCGGAGGCACGGAAGAAGGCAAAGGCGGTCAACGTCGCACCCTATTCGGGCAAGCCGCCGCAGCGAAATCTCCCATCATGA
- a CDS encoding helicase-related protein, with translation MKLEEIKSSLGLSGIEPSQIVTVVAAVPLGEDSVQLIYRTPDGAMKERLLGRRDEVSVNVATVERPFSFDGDGAAFQLACEAKRIDLAFLFDPMMAVHSSNVEPLPHQITAVYESLLPRQPLRFVLADDPGAGKTIMAGLYIRELIMRADSHRILIVAPGSLVEQWRDEIYEKFGLEFHVYSSLMAQTSPSGNPFDDYPRLIVRLDQISRNEELQDKICAPGWDLAIFDEAHKLSAHYFGSNLEKTARFRFAENLGAHVRHLLLMTATPHNGKEADFQLFLSLLDSDRFYGKFRDGVHKVDASDLMRRMVKEELVKFDGTPLFPERKAYTVNYELSLIEAALYEAVTHYVQTEMGKADQLEGARKGSVGFALATLQRRLASSPEAIFQSLKRRRERLENRLRDEKLDIKGRHALAETYAGAPEDDDDLSAEEQESLEENLIDDATAAKTVAELEAEIIILKGLEEQAKAVVASGQDRKWDELSRILQNNPEMRDASGRQRKIIIFSEHRDTLNYLQARIAGVLGNPDAIVTIHGGTHRDERRRLQALFRSDPDVRVLVATDAAGEGVNLQNANLMVNYDLPWNPNRLEQRFGRIHRIGQTEVCHLWNLVAKETREGDVYHRLLIKLEVESQALHGRVFDILGEVFEETSLKDLLVEAIRYGDRPDVRARLTQKIDKALDHDHLKSLLNRNALAQETMSPERLFAVKEEMEKAEARRLQPYFVRAFFSKALDALGGTAHPREAGRYEITHVPSTIRERDRRLTGRNRREHEPVLRRYSRICFERQAIQPLDKAGLERAVLMHPGHPLMLAMSDMILEQHANLLRQGSILIDPSDEGLDPALLFLLTHEIKSGDNTVLSKRLQFVRVGPDGQASFAGWAPHLDLEPLPEAERPLLKDVLDAPWLSSGQEARALALAATTLVPEHYGEVAQRRIDHVEKTLNAVHERLSKEIAFWQDRWMKLKDDAEVGKDVRLNLQNVERTLGDLQGRLDNRKKELQAMRHVVNGTPVVLGAALIVPAGLMNKLHGDEPADPVAATFAADAAARSRIEHLAMSAVRLAEEARGCRVVDVSAAKCGWDLTSYPPAVDGRQPDPKHIEVKGRVKGASTITITRNEMLYAFNQGDKFVLAIVIVGEDDAIDGPHYIPSPFDREPSWGVASINFHLGDLLAKAEVR, from the coding sequence ATGAAGCTCGAAGAAATCAAGTCTAGCCTGGGTCTATCCGGGATCGAGCCGTCCCAGATCGTGACGGTTGTTGCCGCCGTCCCCTTGGGGGAAGACTCCGTTCAGCTCATCTACCGGACGCCGGACGGCGCGATGAAGGAACGGCTTCTCGGCAGGCGCGACGAGGTTTCGGTCAATGTCGCCACGGTCGAGCGCCCCTTCTCCTTCGACGGTGACGGCGCAGCTTTCCAACTTGCTTGTGAGGCGAAGCGGATTGACCTCGCCTTCCTCTTCGATCCGATGATGGCGGTCCATAGCTCGAATGTCGAGCCGCTGCCTCACCAGATTACCGCTGTCTATGAGTCGCTTTTGCCCCGGCAGCCACTGCGGTTCGTCCTGGCGGACGATCCCGGTGCGGGTAAGACGATCATGGCCGGCCTCTACATCCGCGAACTCATCATGCGCGCGGACTCGCATCGCATCCTAATCGTCGCGCCCGGCAGCCTAGTCGAGCAATGGCGGGACGAGATTTATGAGAAATTCGGGCTGGAGTTTCACGTTTATTCCTCGCTTATGGCGCAGACTTCGCCCAGCGGAAATCCGTTCGACGACTATCCGCGCCTTATCGTCCGGCTCGATCAGATCTCGCGGAACGAGGAACTTCAGGACAAGATCTGCGCCCCCGGCTGGGATTTGGCCATCTTCGACGAAGCGCACAAACTTTCCGCTCACTATTTTGGTTCCAATCTGGAAAAGACCGCCCGCTTCCGCTTCGCCGAGAATCTGGGCGCGCATGTCCGGCACCTGCTGTTGATGACGGCGACGCCGCACAACGGCAAGGAAGCAGACTTCCAGCTTTTCCTTTCATTGCTCGATTCCGACCGCTTCTACGGCAAATTCCGCGATGGCGTTCACAAGGTCGATGCTTCCGACCTCATGCGCCGCATGGTCAAGGAGGAATTGGTCAAGTTCGACGGCACGCCGCTCTTCCCGGAGCGCAAGGCGTACACGGTCAACTACGAACTCTCGCTCATTGAGGCGGCTTTGTACGAGGCCGTCACTCACTATGTGCAGACCGAGATGGGTAAGGCCGACCAGCTCGAAGGCGCGCGCAAGGGCTCTGTAGGCTTCGCCCTTGCCACGCTGCAACGGCGTCTCGCTTCGAGCCCCGAAGCGATCTTCCAATCGCTCAAGCGCCGCCGCGAGCGGCTTGAGAACCGGCTACGCGACGAGAAGCTCGACATCAAGGGGCGGCACGCCCTTGCCGAGACCTATGCCGGTGCGCCGGAGGACGACGACGACCTGAGTGCCGAAGAGCAGGAATCCCTCGAAGAAAATCTGATCGACGACGCGACCGCCGCCAAGACGGTCGCCGAGCTCGAGGCCGAGATCATCATCCTGAAGGGGCTGGAGGAGCAGGCCAAAGCTGTCGTTGCCTCCGGGCAAGATCGCAAATGGGATGAGCTGTCGAGAATCCTTCAGAACAATCCTGAAATGCGGGACGCTTCTGGCCGTCAGCGTAAGATCATCATCTTCTCTGAGCACCGCGACACGCTGAACTACCTTCAGGCGCGGATTGCGGGCGTGCTCGGCAATCCCGACGCCATCGTGACGATCCACGGCGGCACCCATCGAGATGAGCGCCGCCGGCTTCAGGCGCTCTTCCGCTCCGATCCCGATGTTCGAGTTCTGGTGGCGACCGACGCCGCAGGCGAAGGCGTCAACCTTCAGAACGCCAACCTCATGGTCAACTATGACCTGCCATGGAACCCGAACCGACTGGAGCAGCGGTTTGGCCGCATTCACCGCATCGGGCAGACCGAGGTGTGCCACCTGTGGAATCTGGTCGCCAAGGAAACCCGCGAAGGCGATGTCTATCACCGCCTGCTTATAAAACTGGAGGTTGAGAGTCAAGCTCTGCATGGCCGGGTGTTCGACATTCTCGGCGAGGTTTTCGAGGAAACCAGCCTGAAGGATTTGCTGGTCGAGGCAATCCGCTACGGTGATCGCCCGGATGTCCGCGCTCGTCTCACCCAGAAGATCGACAAAGCGCTCGACCACGACCACCTAAAATCGCTCTTGAACCGCAACGCGCTTGCTCAGGAGACTATGAGTCCTGAGCGCCTGTTCGCGGTGAAGGAAGAAATGGAGAAGGCGGAGGCCCGGCGGCTTCAGCCCTACTTCGTCCGAGCCTTCTTCTCCAAGGCCCTCGATGCGCTTGGTGGCACGGCACATCCGCGCGAAGCCGGACGCTACGAAATCACTCATGTTCCTTCCACAATCCGCGAACGCGACCGCCGTCTGACGGGCCGGAACCGGCGCGAGCATGAGCCCGTGCTGCGGCGCTACAGCCGCATTTGCTTCGAGCGTCAGGCCATCCAGCCGCTCGATAAGGCAGGGCTGGAGCGTGCCGTCCTCATGCATCCCGGCCATCCGCTCATGCTCGCCATGTCGGATATGATCCTGGAGCAGCACGCCAACCTCCTTCGGCAGGGCTCGATCCTCATTGACCCGTCCGATGAAGGGCTCGACCCGGCGCTGCTGTTCCTGCTGACGCATGAGATCAAGTCCGGCGACAACACCGTGCTATCCAAACGCCTGCAATTCGTGCGGGTCGGCCCGGACGGGCAGGCGAGCTTTGCCGGCTGGGCGCCCCATCTCGACCTTGAGCCTTTGCCGGAGGCGGAGCGTCCCTTGCTCAAGGACGTGCTCGACGCGCCTTGGCTGTCCTCCGGCCAGGAGGCGCGGGCCTTGGCCCTAGCTGCGACGACGCTGGTGCCGGAGCACTATGGCGAGGTCGCGCAGCGGCGAATCGACCATGTGGAGAAGACCCTGAATGCTGTCCACGAGAGGTTGAGCAAGGAAATCGCCTTCTGGCAGGATCGTTGGATGAAGCTGAAGGACGACGCCGAGGTCGGAAAGGACGTGCGGCTCAATCTTCAGAATGTCGAACGCACGCTTGGCGACCTTCAGGGGCGTTTGGACAATCGGAAGAAAGAGCTTCAGGCCATGCGCCACGTCGTGAACGGCACGCCGGTCGTGCTCGGCGCGGCGCTGATCGTGCCGGCCGGCTTGATGAACAAGCTGCACGGCGACGAGCCGGCCGATCCGGTGGCGGCGACCTTCGCGGCCGACGCGGCGGCCCGCTCGCGCATCGAGCATCTTGCCATGTCGGCCGTCCGGCTGGCCGAGGAAGCGCGCGGCTGCCGCGTCGTCGATGTCTCAGCCGCAAAGTGCGGCTGGGATTTGACTTCCTATCCCCCGGCCGTTGACGGCAGGCAGCCCGATCCCAAGCACATCGAAGTGAAGGGCCGGGTGAAGGGCGCGAGCACCATTACGATCACCCGCAACGAGATGCTCTACGCCTTCAATCAGGGCGACAAGTTCGTGCTGGCGATCGTCATCGTCGGCGAGGATGATGCGATCGACGGCCCCCACTATATTCCCAGCCCCTTCGACCGTGAACCGAGCTGGGGCGTCGCGTCCATCAACTTCCATCTGGGCGATCTGCTTGCCAAGGCGGAGGTCAGATGA
- a CDS encoding AAA family ATPase, with protein sequence MTALRLDKLSLTNFRCFAHCEVAFHSRLTVLVAENGSGKTAVLDAAGAALSVFVNALYPSEKVRRIERGDVRLIPGQERSMSPCLPTEYEAQATVRDTAVTWKSAVRTYGDKVRSGFRHLDPMKEAAQPFLSDTAVLPLIAYYGTGRLWSEQRQTEYRRSSATNVGERVAGYADCLTSSSSFKGISAWFEHRFRQTASPLFRESLQANLAMIEGVKTATDMVLQPTGWSSLRWDDELHTLTAKHETRGELPLSMLSDGVRTMLALVADVARRCASLNPQLSDRAAIETPGILIVDEVDMHLHPRWQQQVLGLLQAAFPALQIIVSTHSPHVLSTVDKSSIRVLHINNGDGVTETPQIQTRGVESAGVLATVMDVDPVPQVEEATALSAYRKIIEAGEAEGPEASALRQRLIEHYGESHQVILDADRLIRFQRFRLAKSRQEGA encoded by the coding sequence ATGACCGCGCTGCGCCTCGACAAGCTATCGCTGACCAATTTCCGCTGCTTCGCCCATTGCGAGGTCGCGTTCCATTCCCGCCTGACCGTTCTGGTTGCGGAGAACGGCAGCGGCAAGACTGCCGTGCTCGACGCTGCCGGAGCTGCGCTCTCGGTCTTTGTCAACGCTCTCTATCCGTCGGAAAAGGTTCGGCGCATCGAGCGTGGCGATGTGCGCCTGATCCCGGGTCAGGAGCGCAGCATGTCCCCTTGCCTTCCGACCGAGTATGAAGCGCAGGCAACCGTTCGTGACACTGCCGTGACATGGAAGAGCGCCGTTAGAACCTACGGCGACAAAGTACGTTCTGGATTCCGGCACCTTGACCCAATGAAAGAGGCTGCGCAGCCATTCCTGTCTGACACGGCCGTTCTTCCGCTCATAGCTTACTACGGAACGGGTCGCCTCTGGAGCGAGCAACGGCAGACCGAATATCGCCGTTCCTCCGCCACCAATGTCGGTGAGCGCGTCGCCGGCTATGCTGACTGCCTCACGTCGTCATCGTCGTTCAAAGGCATTTCGGCATGGTTCGAGCATCGCTTCAGGCAGACGGCATCGCCTTTATTCCGGGAAAGCCTGCAAGCCAACCTTGCGATGATCGAAGGCGTGAAGACCGCCACCGACATGGTCCTTCAGCCGACCGGCTGGTCAAGCCTCCGCTGGGATGACGAGCTTCACACCCTGACGGCCAAGCACGAGACGCGTGGCGAACTGCCATTGTCCATGCTGAGCGATGGTGTCCGCACCATGCTTGCGCTTGTCGCCGACGTTGCGCGCCGCTGCGCCAGCCTCAATCCGCAACTGAGTGATCGGGCCGCCATCGAGACCCCCGGCATTCTTATCGTAGATGAAGTGGACATGCACCTTCATCCCCGCTGGCAGCAGCAGGTGCTCGGCTTGCTGCAAGCCGCGTTCCCGGCCCTACAGATCATTGTCAGCACGCACAGCCCGCACGTGCTGTCCACCGTCGATAAGTCGTCGATCCGCGTCCTCCATATCAACAACGGCGACGGGGTGACCGAGACGCCCCAGATTCAGACTAGAGGCGTCGAGAGCGCGGGTGTCCTGGCGACCGTGATGGACGTGGACCCCGTTCCGCAGGTCGAGGAAGCAACTGCCCTCAGCGCCTATCGCAAAATCATCGAGGCGGGAGAAGCCGAAGGGCCGGAAGCCTCCGCCTTGCGGCAACGCCTGATCGAGCACTACGGGGAAAGCCATCAGGTCATACTGGACGCCGACCGCCTCATCCGCTTCCAGCGGTTCCGGCTCGCCAAGAGCCGGCAGGAGGGCGCGTGA
- the ptuB gene encoding retron Ec78 anti-phage system effector HNH endonuclease PtuB gives MRKLDRTVSPAPACLHSYTCSVNRWDDVSSIHKEQIRKQLEAMQGRRCAYCEGSIDGLGQHIEHFRRKKHHPALTFEWSNLFWSCNQTDSCGHFKDRRAGSYNVADLIDPCADDPDDFFIFWSDGTISVRNGLSKQEEHRAKETLRVFSLHPNFGRLRNMRKSAVAQYVNYVADASEYGFSDEDIRELIAGELQVARDLPFYTTIRHVLTERQ, from the coding sequence ATGCGGAAACTTGATCGCACCGTCAGCCCCGCACCGGCTTGTCTTCACAGCTACACTTGCAGCGTTAACAGATGGGACGATGTGTCATCCATCCATAAGGAGCAGATCAGAAAGCAGCTCGAAGCCATGCAAGGCCGTCGTTGCGCCTATTGTGAAGGCAGCATCGACGGCCTTGGCCAGCATATCGAACACTTCCGGCGCAAGAAGCATCATCCTGCCCTGACGTTCGAGTGGAGCAATCTATTCTGGTCATGCAATCAGACGGATTCATGCGGTCACTTTAAGGATCGTAGAGCCGGCTCGTACAACGTAGCAGACCTGATCGACCCTTGCGCGGACGACCCGGACGACTTCTTCATTTTCTGGTCTGACGGAACTATCAGCGTAAGGAATGGCCTATCAAAGCAGGAAGAACATAGAGCGAAAGAGACTTTGCGAGTGTTTTCCTTACATCCTAACTTTGGACGCTTGAGAAACATGCGCAAGTCGGCCGTGGCTCAGTATGTCAATTATGTTGCCGATGCGTCTGAGTATGGGTTCTCGGATGAGGACATTCGCGAACTTATTGCCGGAGAGCTTCAGGTCGCCCGTGACCTCCCATTTTATACCACCATCCGGCACGTGCTGACGGAAAGACAATAA
- a CDS encoding DUF1156 domain-containing protein, with product MTATVKTPKKLIEVALPLDAINEAAAREKSVRHGHPSTLHLWWARRPLAAARAVIFAQMVNDPSWKWELDHPGEIPPNNMKASWAASRNRLFNIIKDLVKWENTTNESVLQKARAEIRKSWRETCELNKDHPQATELFNPEKLPAFHDPFAGGGALPLEAQRLGLESYASDLNPVPVLVNKAMIEIPPKVAGMPPVNPGARGRHDAWSLNWERAQGMAEDVRYYGEWMGEEAKKRIGYLYPPVEVTAQMAEERPDLMPLVGKKLTVIAWIWARTVKSPNPAFRNVDVPLVSTFVLSSKETHGAYVQTIIEHNTYRFSVKVGRPPENAKAGTKLGRGANFACTMSGTPISGDYIKSEGEAGRIGVRLMAIVAEGARGRVYISPTPDHEEIAKQASPSWRPEVLISGTTQYLGVKPYGMHRFDQIFSDRQLVALTTFADLVNESRALIRADAVAAGIPIDEEGVDCDGRGATAYAEAVAIFLSFAVSRSADFWSNVCIWANQPKNELVTHLFGRQAIPMAWDFGEVNPFSNSGGSFIKNLSYVVRAIEYLPAGPPSFARQSDAAKTELSHRKVVSTDPPYYDNVPYADLSDYFYIWLRRAQRTIFPDLFATVAAPKGEELVAFAYRHGSKTNAKDFFLKGMSQAMRRITENAHPAFPATIYYAFKQAESDEDEGTSSTGWDSFLAAVIRSGFAIVGTWPMRTERAGRMRDTGSNALASSIVLVCRPRVTAAETISRRAFLRELNQILPEALDEMTRGSGDDRSPVAPVDLSQAIIGPGMAVFSKYAAVLEADGTPMAVQTALRLINRFLAEDDFDHDSQFCLHWFEQYGWKEGRFGEADTLARAKGTSVDGVKQSGVLFAAGGVVRLLKWAEYPSDWNPVDDDRLPVWEALHHLIRIFKAEGESGAGKVLAAVAAKAEPARQLSYRLYTLCERAGWAEDARAYNEIITSWSAIESAAAAAPKVHQGDLFG from the coding sequence ATGACCGCTACCGTGAAAACCCCGAAGAAGCTGATCGAAGTCGCGCTACCGTTGGATGCGATCAATGAGGCTGCGGCGCGCGAAAAGTCGGTCCGGCACGGGCATCCGAGCACTTTGCATCTGTGGTGGGCGCGGCGGCCGCTAGCAGCGGCGCGCGCTGTGATCTTCGCGCAAATGGTCAACGATCCGTCGTGGAAATGGGAGCTTGATCATCCGGGCGAGATTCCGCCGAATAACATGAAGGCGAGCTGGGCCGCGAGCCGGAACCGACTCTTCAACATCATCAAGGACTTGGTGAAGTGGGAGAACACCACCAACGAGTCCGTGCTGCAAAAAGCGCGGGCTGAGATTCGTAAATCCTGGCGCGAGACCTGCGAACTCAACAAGGATCATCCGCAGGCGACCGAACTATTCAATCCCGAAAAGCTGCCGGCGTTCCACGATCCGTTTGCGGGCGGCGGAGCGCTGCCACTGGAAGCGCAGCGCCTTGGGCTTGAATCCTATGCGTCAGACCTCAATCCGGTCCCGGTCCTAGTCAACAAGGCGATGATTGAAATTCCCCCGAAGGTTGCGGGCATGCCGCCGGTGAACCCCGGGGCAAGGGGCAGGCACGACGCCTGGAGTCTAAATTGGGAGCGCGCACAGGGGATGGCAGAGGACGTGCGCTACTACGGCGAATGGATGGGTGAGGAGGCAAAGAAGCGCATTGGCTACCTCTACCCGCCCGTCGAAGTTACGGCTCAGATGGCGGAGGAGCGACCCGACCTTATGCCACTGGTAGGTAAAAAGCTGACCGTAATAGCTTGGATTTGGGCAAGAACCGTTAAGAGTCCGAATCCTGCCTTCCGCAATGTAGATGTCCCTCTCGTCTCAACATTCGTTCTGTCGAGCAAAGAAACTCATGGAGCCTACGTTCAAACTATTATTGAACATAACACCTATCGTTTTAGCGTAAAGGTCGGTAGGCCGCCGGAGAACGCCAAGGCCGGAACAAAACTAGGACGTGGAGCCAATTTCGCTTGCACTATGTCTGGAACGCCGATCTCCGGCGACTACATAAAGTCTGAAGGTGAAGCGGGGCGGATAGGCGTGCGTTTAATGGCCATTGTCGCCGAGGGTGCAAGGGGCCGTGTCTATATCAGCCCCACCCCAGATCATGAAGAGATCGCCAAGCAGGCGTCACCATCATGGCGACCTGAAGTATTGATATCAGGTACGACTCAATATCTTGGTGTCAAGCCTTATGGTATGCACCGTTTCGACCAGATATTTAGTGATCGGCAACTTGTTGCCCTCACGACTTTTGCAGACCTTGTCAATGAGAGCCGCGCCCTAATCCGCGCCGACGCGGTTGCTGCGGGGATCCCCATTGATGAGGAAGGTGTCGACTGTGACGGGAGGGGCGCGACCGCCTACGCCGAGGCGGTCGCGATATTCTTGTCCTTCGCGGTCAGTCGATCAGCCGATTTTTGGTCGAACGTATGCATTTGGGCAAATCAGCCGAAGAACGAACTTGTAACGCATCTTTTTGGGCGCCAAGCCATCCCGATGGCTTGGGATTTTGGGGAGGTGAACCCTTTTAGCAATTCGGGCGGAAGCTTTATAAAGAATCTCAGCTATGTCGTCAGAGCTATAGAATACCTACCTGCTGGACCGCCGTCCTTTGCTCGTCAAAGCGATGCGGCAAAGACTGAACTGAGTCACAGAAAAGTTGTGTCAACAGATCCACCTTATTATGACAATGTTCCCTATGCTGATCTTTCCGATTATTTCTATATTTGGCTTCGGCGCGCACAGCGTACGATTTTTCCGGATCTTTTCGCGACCGTAGCAGCGCCCAAGGGAGAAGAGCTGGTAGCGTTTGCCTATCGGCATGGGTCTAAGACCAACGCCAAAGACTTTTTCTTAAAGGGCATGTCACAGGCGATGCGCCGAATCACAGAAAATGCTCATCCGGCATTTCCGGCAACGATTTATTACGCTTTTAAACAAGCCGAATCCGATGAAGATGAGGGCACTTCTAGCACCGGATGGGATAGCTTCCTTGCTGCGGTTATTCGATCAGGTTTCGCGATCGTTGGGACGTGGCCCATGCGAACTGAGCGTGCGGGGCGAATGCGAGACACCGGCTCCAACGCTCTTGCTTCAAGTATTGTCCTCGTCTGCCGGCCCCGTGTAACTGCAGCGGAGACTATCTCCCGTCGTGCTTTCCTGCGTGAGCTAAATCAGATTCTCCCAGAAGCGCTCGACGAGATGACCCGTGGCTCTGGCGACGACCGTTCGCCGGTCGCGCCGGTTGACCTTTCTCAGGCGATAATCGGCCCCGGTATGGCTGTGTTCTCGAAATACGCTGCCGTGCTTGAGGCAGATGGAACGCCAATGGCCGTGCAGACCGCGCTACGGCTCATCAATCGCTTTCTCGCCGAGGACGATTTCGATCACGACTCCCAATTCTGCCTGCATTGGTTCGAGCAGTACGGTTGGAAGGAAGGTCGCTTTGGCGAGGCCGACACCCTTGCCCGTGCCAAGGGGACGAGCGTTGATGGCGTGAAGCAATCGGGCGTTCTCTTTGCCGCTGGCGGCGTTGTCAGGCTGCTGAAATGGGCGGAATACCCGTCCGACTGGAATCCGGTCGACGACGATCGGCTGCCGGTATGGGAAGCCCTGCATCATCTGATCCGCATCTTCAAAGCCGAAGGCGAGAGCGGCGCGGGCAAGGTGCTTGCAGCCGTCGCGGCTAAGGCCGAGCCGGCGCGGCAGCTTTCCTATCGCCTCTATACGCTTTGCGAACGGGCGGGCTGGGCTGAGGATGCCCGTGCCTATAACGAGATCATAACGAGCTGGAGCGCCATCGAGTCTGCCGCCGCCGCGGCACCGAAGGTGCATCAGGGCGACCTGTTTGGCTGA